In one window of Myotis daubentonii chromosome 13, mMyoDau2.1, whole genome shotgun sequence DNA:
- the GPRIN2 gene encoding G protein-regulated inducer of neurite outgrowth 2, with protein sequence MSTSHPEPSARARSPQPRSLSRSSSSLLGDGRGQRPELRKSASSTVWQAQRGASTSPQVQEEEGHPAESTEQAQGPGPGTQPGVRGHWRSSTVGNVSTVDGGDLCRLRVPSAAAVQRSHSDLVRPQTRGHSGARRASLSCSALGSSPVHRARLQPGGTSGQGGQAPAGPGRDLAPEDGTSSSAWTLGESQVWVSPVDLGGTPTHSSSPKARPKATGQSAATSCRALPPAALLCDMREEGARGSCHALPAPGILAFPKLVASVSESGLQAQRGMKFQCGLPGGHPGHSPCCAHPWGPTGSGMEPGARTKDVWTMTSASDLAPVLVSPLSAQDAGVQVAPMAVCKAVATSPPLEVPVALHPFPEVTLGSRLEEAASPVRDVRWDAEGMTWEVYGAAVDPEVLGVAIQKHLEMQFEQLQLAPASEDSLSSEGRRGPLRAVMQSLRRPSCCGCPSTAPE encoded by the coding sequence CACCAGCCACCCTGAGCCCAGTGCCCGGGCACGGAGCCCCCAGCCAAGATCCCTGTCCCGGAGCTCGTCCAGCCTGCTGGGTGATGGCCGGGGACAGAGGCCAGAGCTCCGAAAGAGTGCCAGCAGCACTGTCTGGCAAGCCCAGCGGGGCGCCAGCACCAGTCCCCAGGTCCAGGAGGAAGAGGGGCACCCAGCTgagagcacagagcaggcccagggccctggccctgggacaCAGCCCGGTGTCAGAGGCCACTGGCGGAGCAGCACTGTGGGCAACGTGTCTACTGTGGATGGTGGTGACCTGTGTCGCCTGAGGGTCCCCAGCGCCGCTGCCGTGCAGAGGAGCCACTCAGATCTGGTCCGCCCACAGACCCGGGGCCACAGTGGGGCTCGGAGGGCCAGCCTCAGCTGCTCAGCCCTGGGCAGCTCGCCGGTCCACAGGGCACGGCTGCAGCCTGGCGGCACTTCTGGCCAGGGTGGTCaggcccctgcaggcccaggaagGGACCTGGCTCCAGAGGATGGGACGTCAAGCTCAGCCTGGACCCTGGGAGAGAGTCAGGTGTGGGTGTCGCCAGTCGACCTGGGAGGCACGcccacccacagcagcagcccCAAGGCCAGGCCCAAAGCCACTGGGCAGTCAGCCGCCACCTCCTGCCGTGCTCTGCCCCCAGCAGCTCTACTCTGTGACATGAGGGAGGAGGGCGCTCGAGGCTCCTGCCATGCTCTGCCTGCCCCGGGGATCCTGGCCTTTCCCAAACTAGTAGCATCAGTGAGTGagtctgggctgcaggctcagcgTGGCATGAAGTTCCAGTGTGGGTTACCTGGGGGGCATCCTGGGCATTCCCCCTGCTGTGCCCATCCTTGGGGTCCCACTGGCTCAGGTATGGAGCCTGGTGCGAGGACCAAAGATGTGTGGACCATGACCTCAGCCAGTGACTTGGCCCCAGTGCTGGTGTCCCCTCTGTCAGCCCAGGATGCTGGTGTGCAGGTGGCCCCCATGGCAGTGTGCAAGGCTGTGGCCACCAGCCCGCCCCTGGAAGTCCCGGTGGCCCTGCACCCATTCCCGGAGGTAACTCTGGGGTCCAGGCTGGAGGAGGCGGCGTCCCCTGTCCGGGATGTGAGGTGGGATGCTGAAGGCATGACGTGGGAGGTGTACGGGGCTGCAGTGGACCCTGAGGTGCTTGGTGTGGCCATTCAGAAGCACCTGGAGATGCAGTTTGAGCAGCTGCAGCTGGCACCTGCCAGTGAGGACAGCCTGTCCTCAGAGGGCCGGAGGGGGCCGCTGCGGGCTGTCATGCAGTCGCTGAGGCGCCCCAGCTGCTGCGGCTGCCCCAGCACAGCCCCAGAGTGA